GTTTGATTTCGCGGCGTGTATTTAAATTACTTGCCGGTGTACCCCGTTTGTGCTACATTGACTGACAAATGGAGGTAAACGATGCATAAATCATCCACAATACGCGCCCGCATTGAGCCCGGTCTAAAGGAAAAGGCGGATCACATCTTCCGCAAACTCGGACTGACCACGACTCAAGCGATCACCCTTTTTTATAAACAGGTAGAGCTCCGAAACGGCCTGCCTTTTGACGTTGCCATTCCCAGTGAAACGACCTATCGGACTTTCAACGATACGGATGCAGGCAATCGCCTTGTTGTCTGCGAGGATGTTGAAGATATGTTCAACAAGCTGGATA
This genomic stretch from Desulfobacterales bacterium harbors:
- a CDS encoding type II toxin-antitoxin system RelB/DinJ family antitoxin; this encodes MHKSSTIRARIEPGLKEKADHIFRKLGLTTTQAITLFYKQVELRNGLPFDVAIPSETTYRTFNDTDAGNRLVVCEDVEDMFNKLDI